The Chryseobacterium indicum genome contains a region encoding:
- a CDS encoding glycosyltransferase translates to MKKKILFIYYQNIKPNGISKVLSNLVDELLDQKYDIEILFLMAPHEDFYPVNPKIKKHYTDSFAHRYSKFATYINKHFKFIPKIYNIHSYLYDLGSYKVLKEWVHENHHKYETIITCWYKLSAMLALDKRLSGKTIAWEHMSFTSGGVFWNKALRPYYKNLKNVVSTNIPGEKHYLNFNKKSLTIYNLMDNEVEKQPFIPAQEKKNIISVVARMDPEKNISEFVDIIAEAHLPEDWKVVIIGGGREEKKIRDEVFSKNLSHKIELLGNQNMDEVYKLLKSSKINCLTSTEEALPTILIQAMFFSNALIAYDCNYGPSDIINEKNGFLVPLHNKMAFIQKLETLTKNENLLNELIASSFEETQHWKKENIIQKWKKIL, encoded by the coding sequence TCTAAAGTTCTGAGTAATCTTGTAGACGAATTATTGGATCAGAAATATGATATTGAAATTCTTTTTCTAATGGCGCCTCATGAGGATTTTTATCCCGTCAACCCAAAGATAAAAAAACACTATACAGATTCATTTGCGCACAGATATTCCAAATTTGCAACTTACATTAATAAGCATTTTAAGTTTATCCCGAAGATATACAATATTCATTCTTATTTGTACGATTTAGGATCTTATAAAGTTCTAAAAGAATGGGTTCATGAAAATCATCATAAATATGAAACCATCATTACCTGCTGGTATAAACTTTCTGCAATGCTTGCACTGGACAAAAGATTATCCGGTAAAACGATTGCATGGGAGCATATGAGTTTTACATCTGGAGGCGTTTTTTGGAACAAAGCATTAAGACCTTACTATAAAAACTTAAAAAATGTAGTAAGTACCAATATTCCTGGGGAAAAACATTACCTGAATTTTAATAAGAAATCACTTACCATCTATAATCTTATGGATAATGAAGTTGAGAAACAACCATTTATTCCCGCTCAGGAAAAGAAAAATATCATTTCGGTCGTAGCAAGAATGGATCCAGAAAAAAATATCAGTGAATTTGTAGATATTATCGCAGAAGCCCATCTTCCTGAGGACTGGAAAGTAGTAATTATAGGCGGGGGAAGAGAAGAAAAAAAAATTCGGGATGAAGTTTTTTCAAAAAATTTAAGCCATAAAATCGAGCTTCTGGGTAACCAGAATATGGATGAAGTTTATAAACTTTTAAAATCATCCAAAATCAATTGTCTTACCTCTACAGAAGAGGCACTTCCTACTATTTTGATTCAGGCTATGTTTTTCTCAAATGCTTTAATTGCTTATGATTGTAATTATGGTCCGTCTGATATTATCAATGAGAAAAATGGCTTTTTAGTTCCATTACACAATAAAATGGCATTTATACAAAAACTCGAAACACTTACCAAAAATGAAAATTTATTAAATGAATTAATAGCTTCTTCTTTTGAAGAAACACAGCATTGGAAGAAGGAAAATATAATACAAAAATGGAAAAAAATACTTTAA